The following coding sequences lie in one Apium graveolens cultivar Ventura chromosome 3, ASM990537v1, whole genome shotgun sequence genomic window:
- the LOC141714117 gene encoding early nodulin-like protein 6 has protein sequence MEIHKVLAIFTIISFTYFQTFPLVVCHAEFEVGDDNGWIVPSSNDTNFYNKWASGNRFKVSDTLHFSYKKDSVMVVSKDDYENCVSSHPKFFSNAGSTLYILNKPGLFYFISGVSGHCEKGLKMIVKVLDSNSPPADQVANSTSPSTTHDDTSGASPYKMMASLGITVLLSFLGFGLEFGMFN, from the exons ATGGAAATTCACAAAGTTTTAGCTATTTTCACAATAATATCATTCACTTATTTTCAAACATTTCCTCTAGTTGTTTGTCATGCAGAGTTTGAAGTTGGTGATGACAATGGTTGGATAGTTCCTTCATCAAATGATACCAACTTCTACAACAAGTGGGCTTCCGGTAACAGATTCAAAGTTTCCGACACTTTAC ATTTTTCGTACAAGAAGGACTCGGTGATGGTGGTGAGCAAAGACGATTACGAGAATTGTGTCTCGTCTCATCCCAAGTTTTTCTCTAACGCGGGCAGCACTCTTTATATTCTCAATAAGCCTGGGTTGTTTTACTTCATTAGTGGAGTTTCCGGTCACTGTGAAAAAGGCTTGAAGATGATCGTCAAAGTGTTGGATTCGAATAGCCCACCGGCTGATCAAGTCGCTAATAGCACGTCACCATCGACAACCCACGATGATACTAGTGGTGCATCACCTTATAAAATGATGGCCAGTCTTGGAATTACTGTACTATTGTCCTTCTTAGGATTTGGACTTGAATTTGGGATGTTCAATTAG